A genomic window from Acinetobacter chinensis includes:
- a CDS encoding LysE family translocator, whose amino-acid sequence MDFILNNILLLDIKVAEYLLYCFAVVIMIATPGPVMMLVASAGLKGGYAQAFKTITGTNLASLVLITLSVLIIKGAVHINEQWLSTVQILGSSYIAWLGIQIIREARTEVHPAVGDVQSSDGGFVQGFMVGISNPKDIIFFASFFPQFIHITSDLNISLMILTFSWIVLDFATLSVVYLGFNKLSGSSIYRYLLLACGCILMAVAVFGLYSGLKNF is encoded by the coding sequence ATGGATTTTATTCTGAACAACATACTGTTGCTGGACATAAAAGTGGCTGAGTATCTGCTGTATTGTTTTGCTGTGGTGATTATGATTGCCACACCAGGTCCTGTAATGATGCTGGTGGCGAGTGCAGGTCTGAAGGGTGGTTATGCTCAGGCATTCAAAACCATTACTGGAACCAATCTTGCGTCCCTGGTTCTGATTACATTGTCTGTACTGATTATTAAAGGCGCGGTTCATATTAATGAACAATGGCTCAGTACTGTGCAGATTCTGGGAAGTTCTTATATTGCCTGGCTTGGTATTCAGATCATAAGAGAAGCACGGACGGAAGTGCATCCTGCTGTTGGGGATGTTCAGAGTTCAGATGGCGGTTTTGTCCAGGGTTTTATGGTTGGGATTTCAAATCCTAAAGACATTATTTTCTTTGCTTCATTTTTTCCACAGTTCATTCATATCACATCAGATCTCAATATCAGTCTTATGATTCTGACTTTCAGCTGGATTGTTCTGGATTTTGCCACGCTTTCGGTGGTTTATCTTGGGTTTAATAAACTGTCAGGCTCTAGTATTTATCGTTATCTGTTGCTTGCCTGTGGCTGTATTTTGATGGCTGTTGCAGTTTTTGGACTGTATTCAGGATTAAAAAACTTCTGA